In Rouxiella sp. WC2420, the following proteins share a genomic window:
- a CDS encoding mannitol-1-phosphate 5-dehydrogenase, whose product MKALHFGAGNIGRGFIGKLLADAKVELTFADVHPVLLEELSRRKGYNVNVVGEQATVEPVSNVSIVNSTGQEAIDLIAQVDLMTTAVGPTVLEKIAHNVAKGLVLRHRQGNESPLNIIACENMVRGTSQFKQHVFNALPEDEKAWVEAHVGFVDSAVDRIVPPAAAGSTDPLEVTVETFSEWIVDKTQFKGPLPDIKGMELTDNLMAFVERKLFTLNTGHAITAYLGQQAGHATIRDAILDPKVREVVKGAMEESGAVLIKRYGFDADKHAAYIKKILSRFENPYLHDDVERVGRQPLRKLSAGDRLIKPLLGTQEYSLPHANLVIGIAAAMRYRSEQDPQAQELVESLTTQGPKATLVEVSGLQADSDVVAQVVSAYEKMH is encoded by the coding sequence ATGAAAGCTTTACATTTTGGAGCAGGTAACATTGGCCGTGGATTTATTGGCAAACTGCTTGCCGATGCCAAGGTTGAACTGACCTTTGCCGATGTTCATCCTGTTCTGCTGGAAGAGCTAAGCCGCCGTAAGGGTTACAACGTCAACGTGGTCGGCGAGCAAGCCACCGTTGAGCCAGTCTCCAATGTCAGCATTGTTAACAGCACCGGTCAGGAAGCTATCGACTTGATCGCCCAGGTTGATTTGATGACCACTGCTGTTGGTCCAACCGTGCTGGAAAAAATCGCTCACAACGTGGCGAAAGGCCTGGTATTGCGCCATCGGCAGGGGAATGAAAGCCCGCTGAATATTATCGCCTGTGAAAACATGGTGCGCGGCACCAGCCAGTTCAAACAGCATGTATTCAACGCCTTGCCAGAAGATGAAAAAGCGTGGGTAGAAGCGCACGTTGGCTTCGTTGATTCTGCCGTAGACCGCATTGTTCCTCCGGCGGCTGCAGGTTCAACCGATCCGCTGGAAGTCACCGTTGAAACCTTTAGCGAGTGGATTGTTGATAAAACTCAGTTCAAAGGTCCGCTGCCTGATATCAAAGGCATGGAGCTCACCGATAACCTGATGGCCTTCGTTGAGCGCAAGCTGTTTACCCTGAATACCGGCCATGCGATCACCGCCTATCTTGGCCAACAGGCGGGCCACGCAACAATTCGTGATGCTATCCTCGACCCTAAAGTGCGCGAAGTGGTGAAAGGCGCGATGGAAGAAAGCGGTGCGGTGCTGATTAAGCGCTATGGCTTTGATGCTGATAAACACGCGGCCTACATCAAGAAAATCCTCTCTCGCTTTGAAAACCCGTATTTGCATGACGACGTCGAACGCGTTGGCCGTCAGCCATTGCGCAAACTCAGCGCGGGCGACCGTCTGATCAAGCCGCTGTTGGGAACCCAGGAATACAGCTTGCCGCATGCTAATCTGGTGATCGGTATTGCTGCCGCAATGCGTTATCGCAGCGAGCAAGATCCTCAGGCGCAAGAGCTGGTTGAATCGTTGACCACACAAGGGCCGAAAGCCACGCTCGTCGAGGTTTCCGGTCTGCAGGCCGACAGTGACGTGGTGGCTCAGGTTGTCAGCGCTTACGAGAAAATGCACTAA
- a CDS encoding MltR family transcriptional regulator, with protein MEKAQAFENRVLEKLNAGKTVRSFLMTAVELLAEALDILVVQVFRKDDYAVKYAVEPLLTGNGPLGDLAVRLKLIYALGVISRNEYEDAELLMALREELNYDGNEYRFTDDEILGPFGELHCVATLPPAPTFLKSGEADESLIAMQRQRYQQIVRSTMVLSITGLIAHISNQQPSRLSPVKR; from the coding sequence ATGGAAAAAGCACAGGCATTTGAGAACCGAGTATTGGAAAAGCTGAATGCGGGAAAAACCGTGCGCAGTTTTCTGATGACAGCTGTCGAGCTATTGGCTGAGGCGCTGGATATTCTGGTCGTTCAGGTTTTTCGCAAAGATGATTATGCGGTGAAGTATGCCGTAGAACCATTGCTTACCGGCAATGGCCCGCTTGGTGATTTGGCAGTGCGCTTGAAACTGATTTATGCCCTTGGGGTGATAAGTCGCAATGAGTATGAAGATGCCGAGTTGCTGATGGCGCTACGCGAAGAGCTAAATTACGACGGTAACGAATACCGTTTTACCGATGACGAAATTCTCGGGCCTTTTGGCGAACTGCACTGTGTAGCAACTCTTCCTCCAGCCCCGACCTTTCTCAAATCGGGCGAGGCTGACGAGTCATTAATTGCCATGCAGCGCCAGCGTTACCAGCAGATTGTCCGCTCTACTATGGTCCTTTCGATTACCGGGCTGATTGCTCACATCAGCAATCAGCAACCGTCTCGACTTTCGCCGGTTAAACGCTAA
- a CDS encoding LysE family translocator, whose product MLDTAFVSYVTVMSITPGPNNLLLASSGVNFGLRKTLPMTFGITLGCALQCALTTTLLAVLLSWMTVIRLPMAVIGCSYLFWLSWKIFRSSTPQNKAEQHPMRLISGALFQVVNPKAWLMATNVAILFTPPEGNMLHHTLTNCIGFAVFNFPCVFIWALMGDRLRQALQVEWKLKIFNTVMAGLMALTALWLIVDEIKNVTIH is encoded by the coding sequence ATGCTTGATACTGCTTTTGTAAGTTACGTGACCGTGATGTCTATAACACCGGGTCCGAATAATCTGCTGCTGGCCTCCTCCGGAGTTAACTTCGGGTTGCGCAAAACGCTGCCGATGACCTTCGGAATTACTTTAGGCTGCGCGTTGCAATGTGCTTTAACCACCACTTTGCTGGCGGTGCTGTTGAGCTGGATGACAGTAATCCGCCTGCCGATGGCGGTGATTGGCTGTAGTTATCTGTTTTGGCTATCCTGGAAAATTTTCCGCTCGTCTACACCACAAAATAAGGCCGAGCAGCATCCAATGCGATTAATCAGCGGCGCGCTGTTTCAGGTAGTCAATCCTAAAGCCTGGCTGATGGCGACTAACGTGGCGATTCTGTTTACACCGCCAGAAGGCAATATGCTCCACCACACGCTGACCAACTGCATTGGTTTTGCCGTTTTTAACTTCCCTTGCGTCTTTATTTGGGCGTTGATGGGCGACAGGCTGCGCCAGGCTTTGCAGGTGGAATGGAAGCTTAAGATATTTAACACCGTGATGGCCGGGCTAATGGCGCTCACCGCGCTGTGGCTTATCGTCGATGAGATAAAGAATGTTACTATCCATTGA
- a CDS encoding PLP-dependent aminotransferase family protein — MAELLPETLRDSVIETTTETRYNQLADQLAEAIARGTLLPGSRLPSVRRSAEIYQVSINTVVAAYRRLEDRGLIEARPQSGFYVSNALPVLESRVEEHSLAASPADEVLELIDTVFAAQTNPAYTNISLACPQTTDFYPGGKLGRIMSSLLRRQPQLISQYALPPGNLHLRQQIARRSMSLGMMLEPTDITLTHGCMEALQLALRVTTQPGDSVGLETPTYFFLLPLLASLGLKAVEIPTDPQNGLSLDALELMLDEKRLNAVIAMPTAQNPMGFTMPLAAKKRLARLMNDHRVPLIEDGLYAEIQFGPTLSPAVKSFDKNGWVIFCTSFTKTLAPDFRIGWVAGGRFSEQLRQLKAVSSMSESALLSETLAVFLESGGFDHHLRTLRRRYAALVDEAKSLIMRYFPRGTRATQPQGGFVFWVDFPASVDTVKLFELLLKEKICMTPGTLYSPSGRYRNALRLSCCYPFNARYTDALARVGRQACEMSGLPPGIVTQAAE, encoded by the coding sequence ATGGCTGAATTGTTACCTGAAACCTTACGGGATAGCGTGATAGAAACGACCACCGAGACGCGATACAACCAGCTTGCCGATCAGCTGGCCGAGGCGATTGCTCGCGGGACACTGTTGCCCGGTAGTCGGCTGCCTTCGGTGCGCCGCAGTGCCGAAATTTATCAGGTTAGTATCAATACCGTGGTGGCTGCCTATCGCCGGCTGGAGGATCGCGGTTTAATTGAGGCGCGCCCGCAGTCGGGATTTTATGTGAGCAATGCGCTGCCAGTGTTGGAGAGTCGCGTCGAGGAGCACTCGTTGGCCGCCAGTCCAGCTGATGAAGTGCTGGAATTGATTGATACTGTGTTCGCCGCGCAAACCAATCCTGCGTATACCAATATTTCACTGGCTTGCCCGCAGACCACCGATTTTTATCCCGGTGGGAAACTGGGGCGTATTATGTCCTCTTTGCTGCGCCGCCAGCCGCAGCTGATTTCGCAGTACGCGTTGCCGCCGGGTAATCTCCATCTTCGCCAGCAGATAGCACGCCGTTCGATGTCACTGGGCATGATGCTCGAGCCTACGGACATCACGCTAACCCATGGCTGCATGGAAGCTTTGCAGCTTGCTTTGCGAGTGACAACCCAACCTGGCGACAGTGTGGGTCTTGAAACGCCTACCTATTTTTTCCTGCTGCCATTGTTGGCCAGTCTGGGCCTGAAAGCGGTTGAAATTCCTACCGATCCCCAGAATGGATTATCTCTTGATGCGCTGGAGTTGATGCTTGATGAAAAGCGTCTCAACGCCGTTATTGCAATGCCGACAGCGCAAAATCCGATGGGATTCACCATGCCTCTGGCGGCCAAAAAAAGGCTTGCCCGCCTGATGAACGATCATCGCGTGCCACTGATTGAGGATGGGCTTTACGCCGAGATTCAGTTTGGTCCAACGCTTTCTCCCGCGGTAAAATCGTTTGATAAAAATGGCTGGGTGATTTTCTGCACCAGCTTTACTAAAACGCTGGCACCGGATTTTCGAATCGGCTGGGTTGCCGGAGGACGTTTTTCCGAACAGCTGCGACAGCTAAAAGCGGTTTCTTCAATGTCCGAATCGGCGCTGTTATCAGAAACGCTGGCCGTATTTTTAGAATCTGGCGGTTTTGATCACCATCTTCGCACTTTAAGAAGACGCTATGCCGCGCTGGTCGATGAAGCCAAATCTCTGATTATGCGCTATTTTCCACGGGGCACGCGGGCAACACAGCCGCAGGGCGGATTTGTTTTCTGGGTGGATTTTCCGGCGAGTGTTGATACGGTTAAACTGTTTGAGCTACTGCTTAAGGAAAAAATCTGCATGACGCCGGGAACCTTGTATTCACCCAGCGGGCGTTATCGCAACGCGCTGCGGCTTTCCTGCTGCTATCCTTTTAATGCTCGCTATACCGACGCTCTGGCAAGAGTGGGCCGTCAAGCCTGCGAGATGAGTGGATTACCGCCAGGAATCGTTACACAGGCTGCTGAATAG
- a CDS encoding YibL family ribosome-associated protein — protein sequence MIEKEKAEIKRLSDMLDALNHKDATVIQQGVTEQIDEHMKEKEKLAAEIERLRGVREVKLSAEAQKLTKLFSREITKKEQADMGSFKKAVRGVIVVHPMTALGREMGLKAVTGFAKKAF from the coding sequence ATGATCGAGAAAGAAAAAGCAGAAATTAAGCGTCTGAGCGACATGCTTGACGCCTTGAACCACAAAGATGCCACCGTTATTCAGCAAGGCGTGACCGAGCAGATTGACGAGCATATGAAAGAAAAAGAGAAACTGGCTGCGGAAATCGAACGTCTGCGCGGTGTGCGTGAAGTGAAGCTGAGCGCCGAAGCCCAGAAGCTCACCAAGCTGTTTAGCCGTGAAATTACCAAGAAAGAACAGGCTGATATGGGCTCGTTCAAGAAAGCGGTGCGCGGCGTGATCGTTGTTCATCCAATGACAGCATTGGGTCGCGAGATGGGCCTGAAAGCAGTCACCGGCTTTGCGAAAAAGGCTTTCTGA